A region of Plantactinospora sp. BC1 DNA encodes the following proteins:
- a CDS encoding CPBP family intramembrane glutamic endopeptidase — MTTAPAPGTAYHRLARTDRHRWWRPLLGTLLILGGTFVLLCLLVGIGTAIAAVSGRPTGPDGLPALGALGDLVLLLAAIAAALPFVLLAARWVQARPAGTVSSVLGRLRWRWLGWCALVAVPAVLFLLGGSFGLLALTGSADGDEAVGTGWPGWAGFLGALVLLLLLVPFQAAAEEYVFRGWLLQLVGVFLRTPWPAIALQAVLFAFAHGWGTGWGFADLMVMGGVLGWLTVRTGGLEAAIALHVVNNLVSFVGAAALGQLGIDETAADAPWEMFAVSLLVNAGYAVAVLRLARRRRLPTVSPERPAPPPGYPAAVPGHPFPAPAHPAAVPGHPFPVPAHPGAGSGQPLPGPGQPLPGAGPPLPATDRYGRQNGAEQHGRQNEADQHGRQNGQRDSGERHGHQPPAAPAQGPRAGQTPTGPTD, encoded by the coding sequence ATGACGACCGCACCCGCGCCGGGCACCGCCTACCACCGGCTGGCTCGTACCGACCGGCACCGCTGGTGGCGCCCGCTGCTCGGGACCCTGCTGATCCTCGGCGGCACCTTCGTGCTGCTCTGCCTGCTGGTCGGCATCGGCACCGCGATCGCCGCCGTCAGCGGGCGTCCGACCGGCCCGGACGGCCTGCCGGCGCTGGGCGCGCTGGGTGATCTCGTACTCTTGCTGGCCGCCATCGCCGCCGCGCTGCCGTTCGTCCTGCTCGCGGCGCGCTGGGTGCAGGCCCGTCCGGCCGGTACGGTCTCCTCGGTACTCGGCCGGCTGCGCTGGCGCTGGCTCGGCTGGTGCGCGCTGGTTGCCGTACCGGCGGTGTTGTTCCTGCTCGGTGGCAGCTTCGGCCTGCTCGCCCTGACCGGCAGCGCCGACGGCGACGAGGCGGTCGGCACCGGCTGGCCGGGCTGGGCGGGCTTCCTCGGCGCACTGGTCCTGCTGCTCCTGCTGGTGCCGTTCCAGGCCGCGGCCGAGGAGTACGTCTTCCGGGGCTGGCTGTTACAGCTCGTCGGGGTGTTCCTCCGGACGCCGTGGCCGGCGATCGCCCTCCAGGCCGTGCTCTTCGCGTTCGCGCACGGCTGGGGCACCGGGTGGGGCTTCGCCGACCTGATGGTCATGGGTGGCGTACTCGGCTGGTTGACCGTCCGTACCGGCGGCCTGGAGGCCGCGATCGCGCTGCACGTGGTGAACAACCTGGTCTCGTTCGTCGGCGCGGCGGCGCTGGGACAGCTCGGCATCGACGAGACCGCCGCCGACGCTCCCTGGGAGATGTTCGCGGTCAGCCTGCTGGTGAACGCCGGCTACGCCGTCGCGGTGCTCCGGCTGGCCCGCCGCCGCCGGCTGCCGACCGTCTCGCCCGAGCGACCGGCCCCGCCGCCCGGTTACCCGGCCGCCGTCCCCGGACACCCGTTCCCCGCCCCCGCCCACCCGGCCGCCGTCCCCGGACACCCGTTCCCCGTACCCGCCCACCCGGGCGCCGGGTCGGGGCAGCCGCTCCCCGGACCGGGGCAACCGCTCCCCGGGGCCGGGCCGCCCTTGCCCGCGACCGACCGGTACGGCCGGCAGAACGGGGCCGAACAGCACGGCCGGCAGAACGAGGCCGACCAGCACGGCCGGCAGAACGGTCAGCGCGACAGCGGTGAACGGCACGGGCATCAGCCGCCGGCCGCCCCGGCACAGGGGCCGCGAGCTGGTCAAACGCCGACCGGACCGACCGACTGA